One region of Malania oleifera isolate guangnan ecotype guangnan chromosome 6, ASM2987363v1, whole genome shotgun sequence genomic DNA includes:
- the LOC131157311 gene encoding mitogen-activated protein kinase kinase 6, which yields MKSKTPLKQLKLSVPAQETSITSFLTASGTFQDGDLLLNQKGLRLISEEKESRPSDIKELDFQFSLEDLETIKVIGKGSGGVVQLVRHKWVGTLFALKVIQMNIQEEIRKQIVQELKINQASQCPHVVVCYHSFYHNGVISLVLEYMDCGSLADVIKQVKTILEPYLAVVCKQVLQGLVYLHHERHVIHRDIKPSNLLVNHKGEVKITDFGVSATLASSMGQRDTFVGTYNYMSPERISGSTYDYKSDIWSLGMVILECAIGRFPYLQSEDQQTWPSFYELLEAIVESPPPSAPSDQFSPEFCSFVSACIQKDPQDRSSSLELLSHPFIKKFEDKDIDLAILVDSLETPVNFPR from the exons ATGAAGAGCAAGACGCCATTGAAGCAGCTCAAGCTCTCTGTTCCTGCTCAAGAAACCTCCATCACTAGCTTCTT GACTGCCAGCGGCACATTCCAAGACGGCGATTTGCTTTTGAACCAGAAAGGTCTGCGCCTAATTTCCGAAGAAAAGGAATCTCGC CCTTCAGATATAAAGGAGCTTGATTTCCAATTCTCTTTGGAGGACCTTGAGACCATCAAAGTCATTGGGAAGGGCAGTGGAGGAGTAGTTCAACTTGTTCGGCACAAATGGGTTGGAACATTGTTTGCCTTGAAG GTCATCCAGATGAACATACAAGAGGAAATTCGTAAACAAATTGTACAGGAGCTGAAAATAAATCAGGCCTCACAGTGTCCACATGTTGTAGTTTGCTACCACTCATTCTATCACAATGGAGTTATCTCTCTTGTGTTAGAGTACATGGACTGTGGATCTCTGGCAGATGTGATCAAACAAGTTAAAACAATCCTAGAACCTTATCTTGCGGTTGTTTGTAAGCAG GTTTTACAGGGTCTTGTGTATTTGCACCATGAACGACATGTTATTCATAGGGATATAAAACCATCCAATCTGCTCGTAAACCACAAGGGGGAAGTAAAGATTACTGATTTTGGTGTGAGCGCAACACTAGCAAGCTCTATGGGTCAAAGGGATACATTTGTTGGGACTTACAACTACATGTCG CCAGAGAGAATCAGTGGAAGCACTTATGACTATAAAAGCGATATTTGGAGTCTGGGCATGGTAATACTTGAGTGTGCCATAGGACGATTCCCTTATTTGCAATCTGAAGACCAACAAACTTGGCCAAGCTTTTATGAGCTTTTAGAGGCCATTGTGGAGAGCCCACCACCTTCTGCTCCATCAGACCAGTTCTCTCCAGAGTTCTGTTCATTTGTTTCAGCCTG CATACAGAAGGACCCTCAAGATAGATCGTCATCTTTAGAACTTTTG AGTCACCCTTTCATAAAAAAGTTCGAAGACAAAGATATTGATCTTGCAATTCTGGTGGATAGCTTGGAGACTCCAGTAAATTTCCCAAGGTGA